Part of the Desulfurispira natronophila genome, TGACCTGCTCAAACAGGTAGCCAGACGCCTGACAAGCTGTGTGCGGGGCGAAGATACGGTGGCGCGCTTGGGAGGGGACGAGTTCCTGGTTATGATTGCCAATCTCAGTGACGATAAAACCGAAGCTGCCAATAATGCGGAACTGATTGCTGAAAAGATACTCACCACACTCAATGCTCCCTACGATTTGTCCGGAATGACCCATCACAGCACCCAGAGTATTGGCGTCACCCTTTTTCATGGCGACAGCACCCCCATTGATGAGTTGATGAAACAGGCCGACATGGCTATGTACAAGGCCAAGGCGTCGGGCAGGGATGCCATTCGCTTCTTTGACCCGGAGATGGAAATAGCCATAGCCAACCGCTCTGCTTTGGAAAAAGACCTGCGCACTGCTATCCAGGAAGATGAGCTGGAGCTGCACTACCAGCCCCAGATTGAGGAAGGCGAAACCATCATAGGCGCCGAAGCCCTGGCCCGCTGGACCCACCCTCAGCGTGGCAGAGTCTCACCCGGTGAGTTTATCCCCCTGGCGGAAGAGTCAGGGCTAATACTACCGCTGGGCAAGTGGGTTATTCAGGAATCCTGTCGTCAGCTGGCCCGCTGGCAGCAGCAGCCGGAGCTGGCCAATCTCACCCTGGCCATCAACGTCAGCCCAAGGCAGTTTCGCGAGCACAGCTTTGTGGAGGAGGTGCTGCAGGCGCTGGCTGAAACCAAGGCCGACCCGGACAAGCTAAAAATCGAACTCACCGAGAGCCTGCTGGTGGAAAACGTGGAGGAAATCGTCCTGAAAATGCAGAGGCTCAGATCCCATGGAGTTCACTTCTCTCTTGACGATTTTGGCACCGGCTACTCTTCGCTGGTCTACCTGAAAAAACTGCCCCTGGATCAACTCAAAATCGACCAGTCTTTTGTGCGGGATATTTTAGTGGACAGCAACGACGCCACGATAGCCAAAACCATCGTGGCGCTTTCCGAGAGCTTTGGACTCAATGTGCTGGCGGAAGGCGTGGAGGAAGAGGCGCAAAGACAATTCCTCTTAAACGTCGGCTGCAGTACTTATCAGGGCTACCTCTTCAGTCCTCCCTTGCCGGTGGCTGATTTTGAAGAGTATGTGAAGCGGCATCGCTGACAGGCTGCTGAAAACCTCTTCTGCGGTGTTGCTTACTCTACGAGGTCTTATAGCTGGGTGATTTGTAGCTATTCACGGTGTTTTGGCGCTCGCGCCAGCACTCCTCCCAGAGACGCTCACTTTTGTCCAAAGATCTACATCTCTGCCGCTCGCCATCCAGGCTCGCTCCCGGAACACTAGCGCTCATGCAGAAGAAAACCCACACCATATCTGTGAAGAGTTCCGTATCTATTTTTTCTGAAAAAATATCCCCTTCCCCCTTTTTCCCCACTTTTCCTTTCTATATTAGCGACAAAACCTTTCGTGGAGGTCGTCGCCATGGACGAGGAAAAGAAGTCAATGAAGCGTCGGAGTTTTGTCAAGGGTCTGAGTGCCTGGCTGCTTGCCAGTGGTGCTGCTGTTCAGGCCCAGGCTTTTTCAGGCAAAATTCCGGGGCGAGATGAAGAGGATCAAAGATACGTTGGTCAAGAGGGAAAACGCTTTGGCATGGTTGTAGATCTACGCAAATGCGTGGGATGCCAGGCTTGCACGGGTGCCTGCAAGGTAGAGAACAAAACCCCACGCCATCATTTTCGCACTTGGGTAGCGGAGTATGAGCGGGGTGAGTATCCGGCAGTGCACAAAGTATTTTTGCCCCAGTTGTGTAATCATTGCGCGTCACCGTCATGTGTAAAAGTCTGTCCTACGGGTGCTACTTTCTCCCGTGGAGACGGTGTCGTTATGGTTGATGACAAAGTCTGCTGGGGGTGTGGCTACTGTGTCAACGCCTGCCCCTACGACAAGCGCTACTTTCACCCTCAGAGCAAGACGGTAGATAAGTGCACCCTTTGTGCCCACCGCCTGGACAGTGGCCTGCTGCCAGCCTGTGTCGAGTCCTGCGTCGGGGGCGCCCGGGTAGCGGGAGACCTCAATGACAAGAAATCCCAGGTCTCGCGGCTACTTGCAGGTTTTTCTACTGCTGTTCTACAACCATCCCAGGGGAATCGCCCCCAGGTGTACTACATCGGCCTGGATGGCTCTGTGCAAAACCAGGTGCGCGGTACAGTGAATCTGGATGACCTGGCACGCATGCGCGATGGAAAACCCCGCCGCGAATGGCAAACAGCGTATAAGTGAGGTCACATCATGGAAATTTTTGAATCTCTGTTTACCATTTCATCGGTTACTCCTGACCGTCCCTGGGGGCTCAATATCCCCAACTACTTCTGGTTTACGGGCAGCAGTGCGGCCGCCTTTATTATTGCCAGTTTTGCCCACGTCTTTGGCATTCGCAAGTACAAGCCGGTGGCGGGATTTTCTTTGTTACTGGCCTTTGTGCTGCTGGTGGCAGCTCCTTTGAACCTTATCGATGACCTGCGCCAACCGGGACGCTTGTTTAATTTCTTCCTTTATGGCTGGGATCACTTTCTCACTTCTCCCATGAAGTGGGGGGTTTTGCTGCTCATGGCTTATCCGTTGTTGATTCTCTTTGAAGCCTTGCTGCTCTACCGTACTCATTTTGTGCATAAGGCGCAGGAAGCGTCCAGTGCTTTGGCGAGAGGCTTTTACCGTCTTATGGCGCTCGGGAATATGCGCCTGGACGAAGCCGCTTTGCAAAAGGATGAAAAGCGTGGTTTTGTATTGGGTGCCATCGGTATCCCCCTGGCATTAAGTGTACACGGCTACACCGGCTACATCCTGGGTGCGGTTCAGGCCAACCCCCTGTGGAGTACGCCTCTGATGCCGGTTTTGTTCCTGGCATCGGCCATGGTCTCCGGGGCGGGACTGCTGATTGTCCTATTGCCCATTGTGCAGAGGTACTTCAGCCCCATGCAGCGGGTTGATGGAGATATGATGCTTGCCCTGGCCCGTCTGCTGGGCTGGTTTATTGTCATTGACCTGGTTGTCCGCTTCTTCTGGCTGACCTTTGCCATGCCGTTTGCCGGCGATTCTGGCTACACCTTGGTCGAATACTTCAGGCATCACTTTGTAGGTGTGGTTTACGTTGAATACCTGCTCTGCCTGATCGTACCCATGATTATTGTCTTCAGCCCTCTGGCAAAACGTGTCGGGTGGGTTTTCCTGGCCGGTTTGATAACAGCCGTCGGCGTGTGGCTCTTTCGCTGGAACACGGTTGTGGGTGGACAGGGAATTGGTCGAACAGCCACCGGATTTCTGGAGCACACGCCCCACTGGTTTGGCCCTGACAGTATCACCGCAATAATGGCTAACTGGGGTGCTTTCATAGCCATACTGGCCATCGTCATGCTGATTTTCCCCTGGGATCGGGAGATGGCGGAACACTACCAAGGAGAACATCATGGAAAAGAGTAGACGTCGATTTTTGGCGGGAACTGCCGCAGTGGCAGGGCTCAGCGCCCTGGGCGGCTACCGTGAGACACTGGGAGCCATGGCGACATTCAGCGACAAGGGAGCTCGCACCAAAGATACGGTTTACGGGAATGCGGAAGAGCCTGAGGTGACCATCGGGAGTGACGGTAAGCCAAAATTCAATCCTCGTTACAAGATGGCGGCCTCTGTTTGTAATGGCTGCCCGACCCACTGTGGGGTGCGAGTCAAAATAGACCGCGAGAGTGGCGAAGTGGTTCGCACGACGGGGAACCCGTATAGCCTGCTTTCAAGCGATCCCTGGCTACCTTACGATACCCCATTGGCCAAGAGTTATACTTGGACGTCAGGACACGATGATTCTGGTAATGAGCACCGCTCCACCGCCTGCGCCCGTGGTAATGTGGTCCTTGACAAGCTTAATGACAAATTTCGAGTGCTGCGACCGTTGAAGCGTGTCGGCAAGCGAGGCGAAGATCGCTGGGAGCCCATCAGCATTGAGCAATTAATGCGCGAAGTGGTGGACGGGGGCAATCTTTTTGGTGAAGGGCATGTGGATGGGCTACGCTCCATTTACGACCCCGAGACACCCATTGACTCCAGCAACCCGGAAATGGGCCCCAAGTCGAACCAGTTGGCTATCTTCGGCACCGGGAACGAAGGACGTCAAGCCTTTATGGTTCAGCGATTTGCTCAGTCATTTGGCACTCCTAATTTTTTTGGTCATACGTCAATTTGCGGTCTTTCCATGCGAGCAGGTGAAGCAGCATTTTTGAGCGGATTGGGAGCTGATCCCCACCTCAAACCCGACTTTGAAGAGTGTGAGTTTCTCTTGACGATTGGGACCTCGCCCGCTCAGGCCGGTAATCCCTTTAAGCGTCAAGCGAAACTACTGGCGCGGGCCCGCAGCGACAAGAACCTCAAGTATGTTGTCGTAGGGCCCATGCTCACAAACTGTGATAGTGTAGCTGTTGGCAACCGTTCACGCTGGTTACCGATCAAGCCGGGCGAGGACCTGGCCCTGGTCATGGGGATGATCCGCTGGATTGTGGAAAGTGACCGCCACAACCGCGACTATTTACAGTTGCCTTCGGCAGAAGCTATGGAGGCAGCCGGTGAGCCCAGCTTTACCAATGCGACGCACCTGATCATCCAGGCAGGGGATCTTGAGGGCCATATTCTTGTGGACGG contains:
- the nrfD gene encoding NrfD/PsrC family molybdoenzyme membrane anchor subunit, with protein sequence MEIFESLFTISSVTPDRPWGLNIPNYFWFTGSSAAAFIIASFAHVFGIRKYKPVAGFSLLLAFVLLVAAPLNLIDDLRQPGRLFNFFLYGWDHFLTSPMKWGVLLLMAYPLLILFEALLLYRTHFVHKAQEASSALARGFYRLMALGNMRLDEAALQKDEKRGFVLGAIGIPLALSVHGYTGYILGAVQANPLWSTPLMPVLFLASAMVSGAGLLIVLLPIVQRYFSPMQRVDGDMMLALARLLGWFIVIDLVVRFFWLTFAMPFAGDSGYTLVEYFRHHFVGVVYVEYLLCLIVPMIIVFSPLAKRVGWVFLAGLITAVGVWLFRWNTVVGGQGIGRTATGFLEHTPHWFGPDSITAIMANWGAFIAILAIVMLIFPWDREMAEHYQGEHHGKE
- the dsrO gene encoding sulfate reduction electron transfer complex DsrMKJOP subunit DsrO, with amino-acid sequence MDEEKKSMKRRSFVKGLSAWLLASGAAVQAQAFSGKIPGRDEEDQRYVGQEGKRFGMVVDLRKCVGCQACTGACKVENKTPRHHFRTWVAEYERGEYPAVHKVFLPQLCNHCASPSCVKVCPTGATFSRGDGVVMVDDKVCWGCGYCVNACPYDKRYFHPQSKTVDKCTLCAHRLDSGLLPACVESCVGGARVAGDLNDKKSQVSRLLAGFSTAVLQPSQGNRPQVYYIGLDGSVQNQVRGTVNLDDLARMRDGKPRREWQTAYK